A genomic region of Cannabis sativa cultivar Pink pepper isolate KNU-18-1 chromosome 1, ASM2916894v1, whole genome shotgun sequence contains the following coding sequences:
- the LOC115705701 gene encoding uncharacterized protein LOC115705701 isoform X2 yields the protein MGHLYGGSSLCLTAILIGILVLTLSTPCSNSLRIHKMKSMVYQSPKFELEPGSVADKVYFDMDFPRGHIAIKSFNAEVVDEAGNPIPLHETYLHHWVVFRYYQRKGVEIVEQDGVNQRNQSNFKGARNQGVCQENQLGQYFGLGSETRKTPTFIPDPYGIEVGNPAEIPDGFEEKWLLNVHAIDTRGAEDGLGCTECRCDLYNVTKDRYGKPLKPDYIGGLHCCYDQTHCRVRKGFQGVKRSLYLRYTVKWVDWTDSILPVKIYIFDITDTWSGLNSQHNCLVEHNVAKSCKGIRGTKQSCIDTRRKGIRAPTSGYVVYGVAHQHTGGVGSTLYGEDGRVICSSIPIYGTGKEVGNETGYIVGMSTCYPKPGSVKIVDGETLTHESSYSSSQSHTGVMGLFYILVADQLPSPKLSMGNVSFE from the exons ATGGGACACCTTTATGGAGGCAGTTCCCTATGCCTAACAGCAATTCTCATAGGGATACTAGTATTGACATTGAGCACACCATGTTCAAATTCTCTACGAATACATAAGATGAAATCTATGGTTTATCAATCCCCAAAGTTTGAGCTGGAACCGGGATCAGTGGCGGACAAAGTCTACTTCGATATGGACTTTCCAAGAGGTCATATTGCTATTAAGAGCTTTAATGCTGAAGTAGTTGATGAGGCAGGCAACCCAATACCTCTTCATGAAACTTATCTGCACCATTGGGTGGTTTTCAGATATTATCAGCGCAAAGGTGTAGAAATTGTAGAGCAAGATGGGGTAAATCAACGAAATCAATCCAACTTTAAGGGCGCAAGGAACCAGGGAGTGTGCCAAGAAAATCAACTTGGGCAGTATTTTGGGCTTGGCTCAGAAACAAGGAAAACACCAACATTTATTCCTGATCCTTATGGAATTGAAGTTGGTAACCCTGCTGAAATTCCTGATGGGTTTGAGGAGAAATGGTTGCTCAATGTGCACGCGATCGATACTCGAGGCGCGGAAGATGGGTTGGGATGCACTGAGTGTAGGTGTGATCTGTATAATGTTACCAAGGACAGATATGGCAAACCACTGAAACCAGATTACATTGGAGGACTACATTGTTGCTATGATCAAACACATTGCAGAGTGAGAAAGGGCTTTCAAGGTGTTAAGAGAAGCCTCTACCTTAGATATACTGTGAAGTGGGTTGATTGGACTGATTCTATCTTGCCTGTTAAGATTTATATTTTTGATATCACTGATACTTGGAGTGGTTTGAACTCTCAACATAATTGCCTA GTTGAGCATAATGTTGCAAAATCATGCAAGGGCATTAGAGGGACAAAACAGAGTTGCATTGACACCAGAAGAAAAGGGATTAGAGCTCCGACCAGCGGATATGTAGTTTACGGTGTTGCTCATCAGCATACTGGTGGAGTTGGTTCAACATTATATGGAGAG GATGGAAGGGTTATATGCTCTTCAATTCCAATTTATGGAACTGGAAAGGAGGTAGGGAATGAGACGGGTTACATTGTGGGCATGTCCACTTGTTATCCTAAACCAGGGTCTGTGAAGATTGTTGATGGTGAGACTCTTACACATGAGTCCAGTTATAGTAGCAGCCAATCACATACTGGTGTGATGGGGCTATTTTATATTCTAGTTGCAGACCAATTGCCAAGTCCAAAGCTCTCCATGGGCAATGTTAGCTTTGAGTGA
- the LOC115705701 gene encoding uncharacterized protein LOC115705701 isoform X1: MFLLFFSKKMGHLYGGSSLCLTAILIGILVLTLSTPCSNSLRIHKMKSMVYQSPKFELEPGSVADKVYFDMDFPRGHIAIKSFNAEVVDEAGNPIPLHETYLHHWVVFRYYQRKGVEIVEQDGVNQRNQSNFKGARNQGVCQENQLGQYFGLGSETRKTPTFIPDPYGIEVGNPAEIPDGFEEKWLLNVHAIDTRGAEDGLGCTECRCDLYNVTKDRYGKPLKPDYIGGLHCCYDQTHCRVRKGFQGVKRSLYLRYTVKWVDWTDSILPVKIYIFDITDTWSGLNSQHNCLVEHNVAKSCKGIRGTKQSCIDTRRKGIRAPTSGYVVYGVAHQHTGGVGSTLYGEDGRVICSSIPIYGTGKEVGNETGYIVGMSTCYPKPGSVKIVDGETLTHESSYSSSQSHTGVMGLFYILVADQLPSPKLSMGNVSFE, encoded by the exons ATGTTCCTCCTCTTCTTCTCTAAaa AAATGGGACACCTTTATGGAGGCAGTTCCCTATGCCTAACAGCAATTCTCATAGGGATACTAGTATTGACATTGAGCACACCATGTTCAAATTCTCTACGAATACATAAGATGAAATCTATGGTTTATCAATCCCCAAAGTTTGAGCTGGAACCGGGATCAGTGGCGGACAAAGTCTACTTCGATATGGACTTTCCAAGAGGTCATATTGCTATTAAGAGCTTTAATGCTGAAGTAGTTGATGAGGCAGGCAACCCAATACCTCTTCATGAAACTTATCTGCACCATTGGGTGGTTTTCAGATATTATCAGCGCAAAGGTGTAGAAATTGTAGAGCAAGATGGGGTAAATCAACGAAATCAATCCAACTTTAAGGGCGCAAGGAACCAGGGAGTGTGCCAAGAAAATCAACTTGGGCAGTATTTTGGGCTTGGCTCAGAAACAAGGAAAACACCAACATTTATTCCTGATCCTTATGGAATTGAAGTTGGTAACCCTGCTGAAATTCCTGATGGGTTTGAGGAGAAATGGTTGCTCAATGTGCACGCGATCGATACTCGAGGCGCGGAAGATGGGTTGGGATGCACTGAGTGTAGGTGTGATCTGTATAATGTTACCAAGGACAGATATGGCAAACCACTGAAACCAGATTACATTGGAGGACTACATTGTTGCTATGATCAAACACATTGCAGAGTGAGAAAGGGCTTTCAAGGTGTTAAGAGAAGCCTCTACCTTAGATATACTGTGAAGTGGGTTGATTGGACTGATTCTATCTTGCCTGTTAAGATTTATATTTTTGATATCACTGATACTTGGAGTGGTTTGAACTCTCAACATAATTGCCTA GTTGAGCATAATGTTGCAAAATCATGCAAGGGCATTAGAGGGACAAAACAGAGTTGCATTGACACCAGAAGAAAAGGGATTAGAGCTCCGACCAGCGGATATGTAGTTTACGGTGTTGCTCATCAGCATACTGGTGGAGTTGGTTCAACATTATATGGAGAG GATGGAAGGGTTATATGCTCTTCAATTCCAATTTATGGAACTGGAAAGGAGGTAGGGAATGAGACGGGTTACATTGTGGGCATGTCCACTTGTTATCCTAAACCAGGGTCTGTGAAGATTGTTGATGGTGAGACTCTTACACATGAGTCCAGTTATAGTAGCAGCCAATCACATACTGGTGTGATGGGGCTATTTTATATTCTAGTTGCAGACCAATTGCCAAGTCCAAAGCTCTCCATGGGCAATGTTAGCTTTGAGTGA
- the LOC115705700 gene encoding calcium-dependent mitochondrial ATP-magnesium/phosphate carrier protein 2 isoform X1 produces MGPKPATEGCCNPVKKPGPVSMDHVLLALREAKEERDLRIRSLFNFFDVANAGFLDYAQIETGLSALQIPPEYKYAKDLLKVCDANRDGRVDYHEFRRYMDAKELELYRIFQAIDVEHNGCILPEELWDALVKAGIEIDDEELARFVEHVDKDNNGIITFEEWRDFLLLYPHEATIENIYHHWERVCLVDIGEHAVIPHGIAKHVHRSKYFIAGGIAGAASRTATAPLDRLKVILQVQTTHAHIGPALKKIWKEGGILGFFRGNGINVVKVAPESAIKFYAYEMLKNVIGDIKGEDKGDIGTSGRLLAGGMAGAVAQTVIYPLDLVKTRLQTYSCESGKVPKVGTLTKDIWLKEGSRAFYKGLLPSLLGIIPYAGIDLAAYETLKDMSKTYILHHDSEPGPLIQLGCGTISGALGATCVYPLQVIRTRMQAQQANTTDAYKGMADVFRRTFQHEGLRGFYKGLFPNLLKVVPAASITYMVYESMKKSLDLD; encoded by the exons ATGGGCCCTAAGCCCGCCACAGAGGGCTGCTGCAACCCCGTGAAGAAACCCGGTCCCGTATCAATGGATCACGTCCTTCTAGCCTTGAGAGAAGCCAAAGAAGAAAGGGACCTCAGAATTCGTAGCCTGTTCAATTTCTTCGACGTTGCTAATGCCGGGTTTTTGGACTATGCCCAGATCGAGACTGGCCTCTCCGCTCTCCAAATTCCACCGGAGTACAAGTACGCCAAGGATCTTTTGAAGGTTTGCGATGCCAATAGGGATGGACGGGTCGATTACCACGAGTTCCGTCGGTATATGGATGCCAAGGAGCTCGAGCTTTATCGAATTTTTCAGGCCATTGATGTCGAACACAACGGCTGCATTTTGCCTGAAGAGCTCTGGGACGCGCTTGTCAAGGCTG GGATTGAAATTGATGATGAGGAGCTTGCACGTTTTGTGGAGCATGTTGATAAGGATAATAATGGAATTATCACATTTGAGGAATGGAGAGATTTTCTTCTACTCTATCCACACGAAGCAACTATTGAAAACATTTATCATCACTGGGAAAGGGTATGCCTTGTAGACATTGGGGAACATGCTGTTATTCCTCACGGCATAGCTAAGCATGTTCATAGAAGCAAATATTTTATTGCAGGGGGGATTGCTGGAGCTGCCTCCAGAACTGCAACAGCTCCATTGGATCGCCTGAAGGTGATTTTGCAAGTTCAGACAACACATGCCCATATTGGGCCAGCTTTAAAGAAGATTTGGAAGGAAGGTGGTATCCTTGGTTTTTTTAGGGGTAATGGGATAAATGTTGTGAAGGTAGCACCTGAGAGTGCCATAAAGTTTTATGCTTATGAAATGTTGAAGAATGTAATTGGTGATATTAAGGGTGAAGACAAGGGGGATATTGGTACTAGTGGAAGACTTCTTGCTGGTGGTATGGCAGGTGCAGTGGCTCAAACTGTGATCTACCCGCTGGATCTTGTGAAAACGAGGTTACAAACATATTCTTGTGAAAGTGGAAAGGTTCCTAAAGTGGGAACTCTTACAAAAGATATCTGGCTTAAAGAGGGATCAAGGGCCTTTTATAAGGGTCTTCTACCATCCCTTCTTGGGATTATCCCCTATGCTGGCATTGATCTTGCTGCCTATGAGACTTTGAAAGATATGTCAAAGACGTACATTCTTCATCATGACAGTG AACCTGGTCCTCTTATCCAACTTGGTTGTGGGACAATATCTGGTGCCCTTGGAGCAACTTGTGTTTATCCATTGCAGGTTATTAGAACCag aatGCAAGCACAACAAGCTAATACTACCGATGCTTATAAGGGTATGGCTGATGTATTTAGGAGAACTTTTCAGCATGAAGGTTTAAGAGGTTTTTATAAAGGACTCTTTCCCAATCTTCTCAAAGTTGTGCCAGCTGCAAGCATTACATATATGGTTTATGAAAGCATGAAGAAGAGTCTAGATCTTGATTAG
- the LOC115705700 gene encoding calcium-dependent mitochondrial ATP-magnesium/phosphate carrier protein 2 isoform X2 → MVNEGIEIDDEELARFVEHVDKDNNGIITFEEWRDFLLLYPHEATIENIYHHWERVCLVDIGEHAVIPHGIAKHVHRSKYFIAGGIAGAASRTATAPLDRLKVILQVQTTHAHIGPALKKIWKEGGILGFFRGNGINVVKVAPESAIKFYAYEMLKNVIGDIKGEDKGDIGTSGRLLAGGMAGAVAQTVIYPLDLVKTRLQTYSCESGKVPKVGTLTKDIWLKEGSRAFYKGLLPSLLGIIPYAGIDLAAYETLKDMSKTYILHHDSEPGPLIQLGCGTISGALGATCVYPLQVIRTRMQAQQANTTDAYKGMADVFRRTFQHEGLRGFYKGLFPNLLKVVPAASITYMVYESMKKSLDLD, encoded by the exons ATGGTCAACGAAG GGATTGAAATTGATGATGAGGAGCTTGCACGTTTTGTGGAGCATGTTGATAAGGATAATAATGGAATTATCACATTTGAGGAATGGAGAGATTTTCTTCTACTCTATCCACACGAAGCAACTATTGAAAACATTTATCATCACTGGGAAAGGGTATGCCTTGTAGACATTGGGGAACATGCTGTTATTCCTCACGGCATAGCTAAGCATGTTCATAGAAGCAAATATTTTATTGCAGGGGGGATTGCTGGAGCTGCCTCCAGAACTGCAACAGCTCCATTGGATCGCCTGAAGGTGATTTTGCAAGTTCAGACAACACATGCCCATATTGGGCCAGCTTTAAAGAAGATTTGGAAGGAAGGTGGTATCCTTGGTTTTTTTAGGGGTAATGGGATAAATGTTGTGAAGGTAGCACCTGAGAGTGCCATAAAGTTTTATGCTTATGAAATGTTGAAGAATGTAATTGGTGATATTAAGGGTGAAGACAAGGGGGATATTGGTACTAGTGGAAGACTTCTTGCTGGTGGTATGGCAGGTGCAGTGGCTCAAACTGTGATCTACCCGCTGGATCTTGTGAAAACGAGGTTACAAACATATTCTTGTGAAAGTGGAAAGGTTCCTAAAGTGGGAACTCTTACAAAAGATATCTGGCTTAAAGAGGGATCAAGGGCCTTTTATAAGGGTCTTCTACCATCCCTTCTTGGGATTATCCCCTATGCTGGCATTGATCTTGCTGCCTATGAGACTTTGAAAGATATGTCAAAGACGTACATTCTTCATCATGACAGTG AACCTGGTCCTCTTATCCAACTTGGTTGTGGGACAATATCTGGTGCCCTTGGAGCAACTTGTGTTTATCCATTGCAGGTTATTAGAACCag aatGCAAGCACAACAAGCTAATACTACCGATGCTTATAAGGGTATGGCTGATGTATTTAGGAGAACTTTTCAGCATGAAGGTTTAAGAGGTTTTTATAAAGGACTCTTTCCCAATCTTCTCAAAGTTGTGCCAGCTGCAAGCATTACATATATGGTTTATGAAAGCATGAAGAAGAGTCTAGATCTTGATTAG